The following proteins are co-located in the Engraulis encrasicolus isolate BLACKSEA-1 chromosome 2, IST_EnEncr_1.0, whole genome shotgun sequence genome:
- the atoh1c gene encoding neurogenic differentiation factor 1, with amino-acid sequence MANRGHSCEPCALVELRLPVGLRYLDQDHSAVARAKRRRRLAANARERRRMLGLNVAFDRLRSVIPNVESERKLSKSETLQMAQIYIATLSELLQDDNDDGGAGCHTEFPCASFDDVTSEQVNPQKFISDQSCDSATEDTAERPHADTRISDNRCAANHGQPNDENHKLGVKEFLDYWERKSGTK; translated from the coding sequence ATGGCGAACAGAGGACACTCTTGTGAGCCGTGCGCTCTGGTAGAGTTGCGGCTGCCGGTGGGTCTCCGCTATTTGGATCAGGACCACAGCGCGGTGGCCCGAGCGAAAAGGCGAAGGCGGCTTGCCGCGAACGCGCGCGAACGAAGGAGGATGCTGGGACTGAACGTGGCGTTTGACCGTTTGAGGAGCGTTATCCCAAACGTGGAGAGCGAGAGGAAGCTGTCCAAGTCGGAGACGTTACAGATGGCACAGATTTACATCGCCACGCTCAGCGAATTATTGCAGGACGACAACGATGATGGTGGCGCCGGCTGTCACACAGAGTTTCCATGCGCAAGCTTTGACGATGTGACATCAGAACAGGTGAATCCGCAGAAATTCATTAGCGACCAATCTTGTGATTCAGCGACAGAGGACACTGCGGAACGTCCCCACGCAGACACGCGCATTAGCGATAACAGGTGCGCGGCCAACCACGGGCAGCCCAACGATGAGAACCACAAACTCGGGGTGAAAGAGTTCTTGGACTATTGGGAGAGAAAAAGCGGCACAAAATGA